Below is a window of Haloterrigena alkaliphila DNA.
TCGCCAGGCGGTGATAGAAGACCCCGCCGGGCCCGTGGACGAAATCCTCGCCGTCCTTGTTGGCGCCGTCGCCGAGGTAGACGTTGTCGAACGTGACCGTGCCGCCGGAGTTCGTGATCGTGAAGATGAAGCTGTTACCCCGGTAGAGGCCCTTGAGCCCGACGTTACGGATAGTCGCGGCGCCTTCGACGACGACCGTGATGCTGCCGCCGTTGCGGCAGTCGATCAGCTTGTTCTCCCACGTTTCGTCGCCGATCCTGATCACCTGTCCGCTGGCCGTGATCACGTCGTAGTCGTCGCTCTGGGCGCTCGCCGTCGCCGACAGCCCCGCGGCCGCCGCGACGCTTCCCGCGAGCTTCAGGTACGATCGTCGACCGAACCGCTCGCTCGCCCCCGTCGACCCGTCACTACCGTCGTTCACCGTTCGCTTCTCGTCATCCGGTACCGCAGCATCGCGTGCCATACGACCGTGAGATTCTCCCTTTCCTATATAAACTTTCTCTAAAGAGTGACTGAACGGAAAACTTGTTCATGGTATCTTGAACGTTCGTCGGCTAATAATGTTCGGTTATAGAATATATTTTATAGGTACCGGACGAGATCCGCCGAACGAGCCCGTCTCGAGGAGTCGAGCCTCGACCGACGGGCGCTCGGCTCGCGGCCGTGACTCGTTGCAGTACCATTCCGTTCGACCGACCGGGTCGATTCCGTCGATCAGTCGTCGTCCAGCGCCGCGACGGTCTCGGGGACGGCCGTCGCGACCTCCGCCTGTTCCACGTGTGCGACGGCGCGCGGATCGGGGCCGGGGCCGTCCTCGAGCAGAACCTGGATCGCGGTCATTCCGGCGTTGGTCGCGCCGATAATGTCGGCCTCGACCTCGTCGCCGACGTAGACGGCGTCTTCGAGTTCGACGTTCAGTTCCGCGGCGATGGCCTCGAACGCGCGCCGATCCGGTTTGCCGGCCTGGAGTTCGCCGGTCACGAGCGCGGCGTCGAAGCGGCCGTCCCAGCCGAGCGTCGCGATCTTGTCCCGCTGGGCGCGGACGGGGCCGTTGGTGAGCAGCCCGACGCGATACTCCCCGCGCAGGTCCGCGAGCATGGTCTCGACGCCGGGTAACGGCTCGAGCGTCTCCGCGATCGTTTCGCGGTAGGCGTCGGCGACGGCGGCCGGATCGGCGTCGGTCTCGCGCGTCTCCAGCAGGTCGGCGAAGATCGGTTCGCGGCTCTCGCGAGTGAGATTTCGCCGGTGGGCCTCGAGGTACTCCTCGCGAGAGAGCGACGGCGCGTCGGCGGCGGCCGCGGCCTGATCCAGGATCGTCGCTCGGTCCCGCGTGGGGACGGCGAGCGTATAATCGAGGTCGAAGACGACCGCCCGTGGCATAGGCGCTATGGGGAACTCGAGGGGGTTGAAGCTATCCCTTTTCGGCAGGCGGCGAAAATCCCGCCCGCCGTGGGTCGTCCGGCCCCCGTCGGCGCTATTACCGAGTCCTCTTCAGCGCAATCACTGAACCTCCTTCAGCACGATTACCGCCCCCTCCCGTCCAACTCAGTCGTCGCTCGGCTGTCCCGTCGATCCGATCCCGGCCTCGAGTCGCGGGACGACGGCGGATTCGATGCGATCCGAGTACTGCATGAGCGTGGTGCCGACGATGCTCATCAGCAGGACGTAGCCGACCGCGAAGGCGTAGATGTCCGCCGCGACGGATTCGGCGAGCGCGCCCCCGGCGCCCGAGAGCGCGAGGCTGGCGATGATCAGCGAGAACTCGCCGCGGGTGGTCATCCCGAGCCCGACGCGGACCGACCGGCGCTCGCTCAGGTCGTAGATCCGACCGCCGAGGTAGCCGCTTATCAGTTTCGTCGGCGTCGTCGCCAGAGCCGCGATCGCGATGACGCCCGCGACGCCGAGGAACAGCGACGGATCGGTGACGAGCCCGATCCAGAAGAAGAAGATCGCCGCGAACGCGTCCCGGAGCGGTTCGAGCAGGTTCTCGAGGTCGTGGACGTGCTCCGTCGACGAGAACGCCATTCCGACGAAGAAGGCCGCGACGGCCTCGCTGACTCCGATCGAGAGCGCGACCCCGGCGATCAACACGGTGATCCCCAGCGCCCGGAGCACGATGAACTCGTGGGAGTCGGTCTCGAGGCTGCGCTGGAACCACGCCGTTCCGAGGTAGACCAGCAGGAGCAAGACGAGGATGAAGCCGACCGCGATGCCGATCTGTCCCAGCGCCTCGCCGACGTCCCCGCCGCCCAGCACCAGCGCGGTGGCGACCGCCAGGTAGACGGCGATGAACAGGTCCTCGAAGACCAGCGTGCCGAGCATCGCGTCGGACTCGTCGTTGGCGATCCAGCCCAGATCGAGCAGCGACTTCGTGATGATCGCCGACGAGGAGATGTAGACGATCCCGGCGGTGAGAAAGGCGGGGAGGAACGACCCGAAGAGCGCGTACCCCAGCAACAATCCGGCGCCGAAGTTGATCGCGAGGTCGACGGCGCCCGCTTTGCCGATCCGCTCTTTCGACGCGATGAGCCGATCGAGGTTGAACTCGAGGCCGAGGAAAAAGAGCAGGAGGACGATCCCGATCTCGGCGCTGACGTAGATGAAGTCCGTCTCGGCGAGCGCGAGTTCGGCGCCGTGGGGAACGACGTCCGTGCCCAGCAGCGACGGGAAGTCGATGGCGCCGAGGACGTACTCCCCTAGCAGCATGCCGATGAGGATGTAAAAGGGGATCACCGACTGGTTGATACGATTAGCGAGGAAGCCGGCGAACGCGACGGCCGCGAAGAGGATGCCGACGTCGATCAGGGCGGTCGATTCAGCAGTTGCCACTCGCGATCACCTCCAGCAGAACCCTCATCGATCGCTTAGACCTCGTCCCCCAACAGCGTCTCGAAGTCGGCGCACTCCTCGCGCTCACCGACGACGACGAGCGTGTCGTCGACCTCGAGGATCGTCTCCGGGGTCGGCGGCGAGATCAGGTCGTCGCCGCGCTGAATGGCGATGATCGAGACCCCTGTTCGGCTCCGGATGTCCGCCTCTCTGAGGCTTTGACCGACAATTTCGGCTGTCTCGGTGACGTTGTACCACTCGAGATAGGTGTCGTCCGTGAGCATCGTCTCCACCGCATCGGCCTGAACGGGCTGGAAGTACGCACCCTCGAGAATGGTGCCGACCGTCCGGGCGAGCCGATCCGAGAGGTCGAACAGTTTGTCGCCGTCCGCATCCGGATCTGACTTCAGGAACACTTCCCGCTTCCCCGTGTTGTGGGTCACGATGACGAGCCGCGTGTCGTCCTCGAGTTCGACCTCGAACTTCTTCCCGACGCCGGGGAGGTCGCTCTCGTAAATTGTCATACGGATACCTTCGTTGCCGGGATATTAAATAGCTGGTTCGACCGGTGTGCCGTCGGCGAGATCAACCGTCCCCGACGAGTCGACGATCGGACCGACAGCTCAGTCGGCCAGCCCATCGATGAGGAACTCCGCGGACGAGCGGTTCGTCGCCAGCGCGATATCGTGGACGTCGCAGATCCGCAACAGCGCCGAGATGTCCGGTTCGTGGGGCTGGGCTTCCAGCGGGTCCCGGAGGAAGATGACGCCGTCGAGATTCCCCTGTGCGACCTCCGCGCCGATCATGAGGTCGCCGCCGAGCGAGCCCGACTCCGTGCACTCTACCTCGAGGTCGGTCTCCTCGAGCAGCCGGTTGCCGGTCGTGCCGGTCGCGATCAGTTCATACTGCTGAAGCTGTTCCTCGTGGGCCTGTGCGAACTCGACGAGATCGGGTTTCGTCTCGTCGTGGGCGATCAGCGCGACGCGCGTCATACTGAACGGACGCCGGCCACGCCGATAACGCTGGTCCGTGGGGTCGACGGCGATTCAGAACTCCTCGACGTGCGGTCGGAGGTCCAACTCGAGCGTCCACGCCGACCGGTCCTGCGTCACGAGGTGCCAGTAGGTGTCCGCGATCGCGTCCGACTCGAGGAGATCCGCTTCGTCGCGGTTGGATCCGGACTCGCCCGCCTCCGGCGGCCGGATCCCGCCGTCGATCACGACGTGGGCGACGTGAATCCCGTCGGGGCCGAGTTCCCTGGCCATCGATTCGGCCATCCCGCGGACGGCGAACTTGGCCGCGCTGAAGCCGATCGCGCCGTCGCGCCCGCGGACCGCCGACGTCGCGCCGGTGAAGATAATCGTGCCGCCGTCGCCCGCGAGCATGTCGTCGACGGCCGCCTGCGAGCACAGCAGGGCGCCGTAGGCCGCCGTGCGCCAGACTCGTTCGAACTCGTCCGGCGAGATGTCTCGCAATCCCCGCCACGCGCCGCCGCTGGCGTGATTGACGAGGACGTCGACGGGTCCGAACTCGTCGCGAACCTCTCGAAAGCCGGCCTCGACCTGCTCGGGATCGGTGATGTCAGTCGGCACGGCGACTGCATCGTCGCCGAGATCGTCCGCGAGGTCTTCGAGGAAGTCCGCCGACCGGGCGAACAGCCCGACCTTACAGTCCTCGGCGACGAATTTTCGCGCGAGCGATGCTCCGAGTCCGGGGCCGACGCCGGCGATGACTGCCGTGTGCGTCATGTGACGAGCGACGGTCGCGATCCCCTCCGTTCGAGAGCCAGCACTCGCGGGGTCCGACCGGCCGGGACGGACCCGTTCGGGGTCCGCATCGCCGTCGCGATCGATCCGTCCCGACAGAATCCGAACCGTCGATCGCCAGCACCCACGAACTCCCGGCCGAACTCGAGACGCCCCGATCGACGAGACGAGGTTCCGCGGGTGAACGGCGTCGTCGATCCGTGCCTCCACACTCAGCCCACAGACATACCCCGCCGCGACGCCTCGGTGGGGTACGGGATTACAAGGCGAGCAGGCACCCGACTTCACGCTCCCGAGTACCGCCGGTGACGAGGTAACGCTCTCAGATCGGCTCGAGGAGGGACCGGCCGTCGTCGTCATCAACCGCGGTCACTGGTGTAGCTTCTGTGCGGAACAGCTCCAGACGTTCAGCGAAGTCGCCTACGACCTCTGGTTCAACGACACCGTCGACGTCCTGCCGATCGTAACCGATCCACTGCCGCGCGTCACCGAGATGCGCGACCGGTACGACCTCGAGATCCAGTTACAGGCCGATCCGGACGGCGAGGTCGCCGACCAGTACAGCGGGACCGAGGAAACAAGCCACGGGCTCACCTGAATTTCGGGCGTCTACGTCATCGACGAGGAGGGGACGATCCGGTTCGAACAGGTCGCGGACCATCCCGCCGACCGCACCTACGGGAACTGGGTCCGATACTTCGTCCGAAACGACTACGAGGATCCGTTCGGCGAGTAGCGCCTCGAACGATCCGTATCACCGTCACGATCGCCGACGAGGGCCGCCCTGACCGCCTCGTCTATCGACCGCGTTCGGTTCACGCCTCGCTAAAACGAGACTGCGCGTCGATCACGACCGTCCCGACGCGACGGGGTTCGCGACGACCGAGCAGACGGAAGCGTTTTTCCCCAGGCCTCGTCAGAGCTAGCCAATGGCAACGCTCAGCGCACACCACGTCGGTATCACCGTCAGCAACCTCGAGGAGACCCTCCCCTTCTACCGGGACGTCCTCGGACTCGAGGTGGTCGACCGATTCAGCGTCGGCGGCGAGGCGTTCGCGGACGCCGTCGGCGTCGAGGACGCCCGCGGCGAGTTCGCCCACCTCGAGGCCGACGGGATCCGGATCGAACTCGTCGAGTACGACCCCGAAGCGCGGGGCTCGCCGGCCGCAGGACTCAACCAGCCCGGCGCGACGCACGTCGGACTGTCGGTCGACGACCTCGAGGCGTTCCACGCGAACCTGCCCGACGACGTCCCGACGATCAGCGAGCCGCGAACGACCGAGAGCGGGACGTCGATCCTCTTCCTGCGCGATCCGGAGGCGAACCTGATCGAAGTCCTCGAGACCTGACCGCGAGACGCGGCTGTCGACGCAATAGGGGTCCGGTATCGGCGACGCGTGTTATCGAGCGACCGTGGACTCGAGCGTCGAACGAACTTCCTCGACGCCCTCGTCGCAGCCGGAACAGACGCGCTTCTCGGAGTCGATGTAGACGGTGCCACACGACGCACAGTGGAAGAGGTTCCCCGGTGCCGTCGGCGTCGCGGCCGCCGACTCCTCCGTTACGTCGGCGTCCGCGTCGTCAGTCGACGCTTCCTCCCCCGCGAACAGCGTCGAACGGATGCGGTTCCGGAGGCGTCCGAGCGTCGAATTTGCGTTTCCGTTATTCCGAATTGCCATACTGTGATCAAGGATGATACAAGCGAAGTAGCTGATGTCTAAAGGATTTGGAGTGACAACGGCTCACAGTCGAACGTTCCCGATGTACCGAGCCTGAACCGGCCGATTCGGGGTTCGGTCGGCGAGATCGTCGCACCGGTGGCCGTCTCGCCCCCGATCGACCGGTCCCGTCGATCGGGCCGTACTCGGTCGACGCGACGAGCGACGTCCCGTCTCGCCGCGTCGGTGGCCCCGTATAGCAACCTTTTCGACCGATGGGGGACGACTCGCAGCCATGAACTTCTTCGATCGCCTGCACGACCGCATTCGGACGGTCGACAGCGTCGTCTCCGTCGGTCTCGATCCCGACCCGTCACGGATTCCCGACCACCTCGCGGAGTACGACCTCCCCCGGTGGGCGTTCAACCGCCGGATCATCGACGCCACGCACGAACACGCCGCCGCCTACAAACCGAACGCCGCCTTCTACGAGGACCCCGACGGCTGGCAGGCCCTCGAGGAGACGATCGCCTACGCCCACGGCAAGGGCGTCCCGGTTCTGCTGGACGCGAAGCGGGCCGACATCGGGAACACGACCCGCCAGTACGCCAAACTGCTCGAGACCGTCGACGCGATCACGGTTAACCCCTACATGGGCCGGGACTCGCTGCAGCCGTTCCTCTCCGACGAGGAGGCCGGCGTCTTCGTCCTCTGCCGGACCTCGAACCCCGGCGGCTCCGACATTCAGGATCTGGAACTCGAGACCGGCGAACCCGTCTACGAGCGGGTGGCCGCGCTGGCCGACCTCTGGAACGAGAACGACAACGTCGGTCTCGTCGTCGGCGCGACGACGCCCGACGAACTCGAGGACCTTCGCGAGCAGGTGCCCGACCTCCCCTTCCTCGTCCCCGGCGTGGGCGCGCAGGGCGGCGACGCGGAGGCCGCGGTGGAGTTCGGCCTCGCGAACGGCGTCGGACTGGTCAACTCCTCGCGCGGGATCATTTTCGCCGGCGAAAACGACGGCGAGGAGTTCGCGAAGGCGAGCGGGCAGGCTGCGAAGCGGCTGAAGAAGCGGCTGAATCAGTATCGGGAGTAACGAGCCTCGACAGTGGTCGGGGGTCGGCGTCGCCCGGCGGTCCCGCTCAGTCGGGCACGCCGAAGCGGACGTAGCTGAAGAGCCCCAGCAGGACCGCACCGATCAGCAGGCCGAGGAGCGCTCTCGCGTGCTCGCTCACGAGGGGTGGATGGACGTGACGCGTCGTATTTCTTACTCAGTTCACTCCGCAGAAACCAGGCGTCCCGCGATCCGCCCGTCGACGACGCGACCGAGGATTTCGACCGTCACGGGCGCTGCCGGCGGTCGGCTCTCGAGTCGATCCAGCCCCTCGACGACGGCGATATCCAGCGGACTCGAGTCGTTCGGATGGGCGGCGACGAGTCGGCCGTCGCGCTCCTCGAGGCGGAGTCGAAACCGCTCGCCGACGGCCAGCGAGTCGCCGAGCACGTCGCGGATGGTGGTCACGGCGGCTCAGAGCCGATTGATGTCGACGTCCTCCGACTCCGACGGCGACGGTTGCGTCGGATCGGCCTGCCCGGCGCACTCGACGCACAGTCCCTTCCCGTCCTCGTAGTGCTGGCCGCACGCGAGCGTGCCGCAGTTCGCGCACCGCTCCTGTGCCTGTCGGGACTCGCAGATCTGGCAGAGGCCGCTGACGCTCATACGCGACGTTCCACCTCGAGCGCCTTGAAACCGGGGCCGGAACGCGTCGGCCGCCGACGCGTTCGATCCGCCGTTGGCTTTAGGTCGGTGTCGGTCGAACGGCCACTGTGAAACGATCATCCCGCTCTCCGACCCGGCTCACGCGGGCCGAAGCCCGGGAGATACTGGACGTTGGCCTCATGGCAGACGCTGCCGAGATCAGGGCCGCCTACAGGGAGCGGGTCAAGGAAGTCCACCCGGACAACGGCGGCGATCGAGCGGCGTTCATGCGCGTGACGGCGGCCTACGAGCGACTCTCCGAGTGACGGCCGCCGGCGGGCGAGGCGGACCCGAGCCGTTCGCCCGACCCATCGAGGCAGCGATCTCCTAATGTCGCGTGCCAACACCTCACGGGAAAGTTTTTGCCATGTGAGCCGCTATCGAACTGTATGAGCCGTGACCGGGCTCTCCTCGAGCGAGCCCTGGACCGTGGCGAACAGGACGGTGGCAACGTCGAATTCAAGGAGCGATTGTCACGTGACGTCCACCTCGAGGGTGGACGCCGGGAGAGTCTGGCCGCGCAACTGCGACATCGACTGCTCTCGGGGGACGGCGAGGCGACGTACGTCGTCGGCGTGACGGACGACGGCGGCCTCGCCGGTATCGATCCCGCTACGTTCTCCGAGACGATGGACGTACTTTCCTTACTCGCCGAAGAGGCGGACGCCCACATCGACGACGTCCAGACCTGGGGTATCGAGGACGGACTCGTGGGCGTCGCACAGATCTGCGAGGGGGGCGTCCTCGAGACCGACGACGAACACATCGTCGTCGGGACGGCGGGCCACGTCGACCACGGGAAGAGCACACTTGTCGGCTCGCTCGTGACCGGCAACCCCGACGACGGCGACGGAGCCACGCGCGCCTACCTCGACGTTCAGCCCCACGAGGTCGAGCGCGGCCTCTCGGCGGATCTCTCCTACGCGGTCTACGGCTTCGACGAGGAGGGGCCGGTCCACGTGCGGAATCCGAACCGGAAGGCCGACCGGGCGGCGGTCGTCCAGGAGGCCGATCGACTCGTCTCGTTCGTCGACACCGTCGGCCACGAGCCGTGGCTCCGGACGACGATCCGCGGGCTCGTCGGCCAGAAACTCGACTACGGGATGCTGGTCGTCGCGGCCGACGATGGACCGACGCGCACGACCCGGGAGCATCTGGGCGTTCTGCTCGCGACGGACCTGCCGACGATCGTCGCGATCACGAAGACCGACATCGTCGACGAGGAGCGCATCGAGGAGGTCGAGCGCGAGGTCGAACGACTGCTGCGCGAGGTCGACAAGTCGCCGCTCAGAGTCGCCCGCCACGGCGTCGACGCCGCCGTCGAGGAGATCAGCGAGCGCGTGGTCCCGATCGTCGAGACCAGCGCGATCACGATGGACGGGCTCGACACGCTGGACGAACTGTTCGATCGCCTGCCCAAGACCGCCCAGGACACCGGCGAGTTCCGGATGTACGTCGACCGGAGCTACTCGGTGACCGGCGTCGGCGCGGTCGCCTCCGGGACGGTCATGTCCGGCGAGGTCGAACCCGGCGACGAACTCCTGCTCGGTCCGATGCCCGACGGCCGCTTCCAGGAGGTCGAGGTGCGGTCGATCGAGATGCACTACCACCGCGTCGACAAAGCCCAGGCCGGCCGGATCGTTGGCATCGCGCTGAAGGGGGTCAAGGAGAGCGCCATCGAGCGCGGGATGGTTCTCCTCCCGCGGGACGCGGACCCCGACCCCGTTCGGGAGTTCGAGGCCGAAGTCATGGTGCTCAACCACCCGACCCGGATCGGCGACGGCTACGAACCCGTCGTCCACCTCGAGACGATCGGCGAAGCCGCCGCGTTCCACCCCGAGAACGGGCGCCTGCTGCCCGGCGACACGGGCGAGACCACCGTCCGATTCAAGTTCCGCCCGTACCTGATCGAGGAGGGCCAGAAGTTCGTCTTCCGCGAGGGGCGCAGCAAGGGCGTCGGGACCGTGACGAAGGTCCACCCGATGGAGTGAGCGGCGCTCTCCGACACTGGTCTTCGCGGTTTCTCTGTTCTCACGGTTCGTTCTCGAGCGAGTAACACGCCACCCCATCGCCGCAACCGTAAACCGCTACTGCGAGCGGTTCCCAGGGCGAGGTATGACGCTGCAGTTCACGCCCGGTCCGACGGCCGTCCCGCCGTCGGTCAGGGAGGCGATGGCTGAGGTACAACCGAACCCGGACGTCGACCCCGCGTTCGCGGACCGCTACGAGGACCTTTGTGAGAAACTCGCGGACGTCTACGAAACGACCCGCGACGTCGTCGTGCTCGGCGGCGAGGGCATCCTCGGACTCGAGGCGGCCATCGCCTCGCTGGTCGCGCCCGGCGACCGCGTTCTCTGCGTCTCCAACGGGCTCTACGGCGACGGCTTCGCGGACTTCGTGGAATCGTACGACGGGACCGCCGAACTCGTTTCGGCGCCGTACGACGAGGGGTACGACCTCGAGGCGATCGAGACGACACTCGAGGACGCCGCCGACGCGGGCGAACCGTTCGAACTGGCGACGCTGGTCCACTGCGAGACGCCCACCGGGGCGCTCAACGAGATGGGGCCCGTGCTGGATCTGCTCGAGGAGCACGACGTGCTGAGCGTCGTCGACGCCGTCTCCTCGCTGGGCGGGACGCCGGTGCCGACCGACCGGATCGACGTCTGTCTCGGCGCCTCCCAGAAGTGTTTCAGCGCTCCGCCGGGGCTGACGACCGCCGCGATCAGCGACCGCGCGTGGGACCGGATGGAGGAGCGCGATCCCGCCTCCCTCTACACGAACTTCCTCCCGTGGCGGGATGTCTCCGACGGGTTCCCGTACACGCACCTGAGTGCGAACGTCGCCGCGCTCGACGCGGCGCTCGACCGCTTGCTCGAGGAGGGGCTCGAGTCGGTCTTCGAGCGCCACGCGAACGCCGCCGAGCGGTGTCGCGAGCGCGGCGCCGAA
It encodes the following:
- a CDS encoding methylglyoxal synthase, encoding MTRVALIAHDETKPDLVEFAQAHEEQLQQYELIATGTTGNRLLEETDLEVECTESGSLGGDLMIGAEVAQGNLDGVIFLRDPLEAQPHEPDISALLRICDVHDIALATNRSSAEFLIDGLAD
- a CDS encoding VOC family protein, with the protein product MATLSAHHVGITVSNLEETLPFYRDVLGLEVVDRFSVGGEAFADAVGVEDARGEFAHLEADGIRIELVEYDPEARGSPAAGLNQPGATHVGLSVDDLEAFHANLPDDVPTISEPRTTESGTSILFLRDPEANLIEVLET
- a CDS encoding GTPBP1 family GTP-binding protein, with translation MSRDRALLERALDRGEQDGGNVEFKERLSRDVHLEGGRRESLAAQLRHRLLSGDGEATYVVGVTDDGGLAGIDPATFSETMDVLSLLAEEADAHIDDVQTWGIEDGLVGVAQICEGGVLETDDEHIVVGTAGHVDHGKSTLVGSLVTGNPDDGDGATRAYLDVQPHEVERGLSADLSYAVYGFDEEGPVHVRNPNRKADRAAVVQEADRLVSFVDTVGHEPWLRTTIRGLVGQKLDYGMLVVAADDGPTRTTREHLGVLLATDLPTIVAITKTDIVDEERIEEVEREVERLLREVDKSPLRVARHGVDAAVEEISERVVPIVETSAITMDGLDTLDELFDRLPKTAQDTGEFRMYVDRSYSVTGVGAVASGTVMSGEVEPGDELLLGPMPDGRFQEVEVRSIEMHYHRVDKAQAGRIVGIALKGVKESAIERGMVLLPRDADPDPVREFEAEVMVLNHPTRIGDGYEPVVHLETIGEAAAFHPENGRLLPGDTGETTVRFKFRPYLIEEGQKFVFREGRSKGVGTVTKVHPME
- a CDS encoding cation:proton antiporter, which gives rise to MATAESTALIDVGILFAAVAFAGFLANRINQSVIPFYILIGMLLGEYVLGAIDFPSLLGTDVVPHGAELALAETDFIYVSAEIGIVLLLFFLGLEFNLDRLIASKERIGKAGAVDLAINFGAGLLLGYALFGSFLPAFLTAGIVYISSSAIITKSLLDLGWIANDESDAMLGTLVFEDLFIAVYLAVATALVLGGGDVGEALGQIGIAVGFILVLLLLVYLGTAWFQRSLETDSHEFIVLRALGITVLIAGVALSIGVSEAVAAFFVGMAFSSTEHVHDLENLLEPLRDAFAAIFFFWIGLVTDPSLFLGVAGVIAIAALATTPTKLISGYLGGRIYDLSERRSVRVGLGMTTRGEFSLIIASLALSGAGGALAESVAADIYAFAVGYVLLMSIVGTTLMQYSDRIESAVVPRLEAGIGSTGQPSDD
- the pyrF gene encoding orotidine-5'-phosphate decarboxylase — encoded protein: MNFFDRLHDRIRTVDSVVSVGLDPDPSRIPDHLAEYDLPRWAFNRRIIDATHEHAAAYKPNAAFYEDPDGWQALEETIAYAHGKGVPVLLDAKRADIGNTTRQYAKLLETVDAITVNPYMGRDSLQPFLSDEEAGVFVLCRTSNPGGSDIQDLELETGEPVYERVAALADLWNENDNVGLVVGATTPDELEDLREQVPDLPFLVPGVGAQGGDAEAAVEFGLANGVGLVNSSRGIIFAGENDGEEFAKASGQAAKRLKKRLNQYRE
- a CDS encoding SDR family NAD(P)-dependent oxidoreductase, translating into MTHTAVIAGVGPGLGASLARKFVAEDCKVGLFARSADFLEDLADDLGDDAVAVPTDITDPEQVEAGFREVRDEFGPVDVLVNHASGGAWRGLRDISPDEFERVWRTAAYGALLCSQAAVDDMLAGDGGTIIFTGATSAVRGRDGAIGFSAAKFAVRGMAESMARELGPDGIHVAHVVIDGGIRPPEAGESGSNRDEADLLESDAIADTYWHLVTQDRSAWTLELDLRPHVEEF
- a CDS encoding HAD family hydrolase, whose translation is MPRAVVFDLDYTLAVPTRDRATILDQAAAAADAPSLSREEYLEAHRRNLTRESREPIFADLLETRETDADPAAVADAYRETIAETLEPLPGVETMLADLRGEYRVGLLTNGPVRAQRDKIATLGWDGRFDAALVTGELQAGKPDRRAFEAIAAELNVELEDAVYVGDEVEADIIGATNAGMTAIQVLLEDGPGPDPRAVAHVEQAEVATAVPETVAALDDD
- a CDS encoding J domain-containing protein, with amino-acid sequence MKRSSRSPTRLTRAEAREILDVGLMADAAEIRAAYRERVKEVHPDNGGDRAAFMRVTAAYERLSE
- a CDS encoding cation:proton antiporter regulatory subunit, with translation MTIYESDLPGVGKKFEVELEDDTRLVIVTHNTGKREVFLKSDPDADGDKLFDLSDRLARTVGTILEGAYFQPVQADAVETMLTDDTYLEWYNVTETAEIVGQSLREADIRSRTGVSIIAIQRGDDLISPPTPETILEVDDTLVVVGEREECADFETLLGDEV
- a CDS encoding pyridoxal-phosphate-dependent aminotransferase family protein — translated: MQFTPGPTAVPPSVREAMAEVQPNPDVDPAFADRYEDLCEKLADVYETTRDVVVLGGEGILGLEAAIASLVAPGDRVLCVSNGLYGDGFADFVESYDGTAELVSAPYDEGYDLEAIETTLEDAADAGEPFELATLVHCETPTGALNEMGPVLDLLEEHDVLSVVDAVSSLGGTPVPTDRIDVCLGASQKCFSAPPGLTTAAISDRAWDRMEERDPASLYTNFLPWRDVSDGFPYTHLSANVAALDAALDRLLEEGLESVFERHANAAERCRERGAELGLESYPDPERSSPTVTAFHLPGEAKEVQQRVADEEDVVLATGLGDLEDDILRIGHMGFNADVEKVDRAMDAVEAVLD